One window of the Vicinamibacterales bacterium genome contains the following:
- a CDS encoding DUF2157 domain-containing protein, translating into MNTLADLERWRQAGAIRAEQYDLLSALVGKERFSVFVELHTILYLGVVSFIGGLGWTIQTHFQGLGDAAILSALTLTLAWSLYHGFSRGRPYSNGRVEAPGFAFDYILYLGCLVLGLELGYVEFRFHLLQESWDHYLLLSASVYFLLAYRFDNRFVLSLALSTLAGWFGLRLSHFPMVGEASLRASALIYGVLVAAVGTGLFRAGIKRHFLDAYLHVAANVLFVTLLSALFESDAHVLYLVALLGLAGLAVAAGIRVRRFAFVVYGVLYGYVGISARLLRGVNDVSGALAYVVVSSTIVIVSLVALARRFGREE; encoded by the coding sequence GTGAACACCCTCGCGGATCTCGAGCGGTGGAGGCAGGCCGGCGCTATCCGGGCCGAACAGTACGATCTGCTGTCGGCGCTGGTCGGCAAGGAGCGGTTCTCGGTCTTCGTCGAACTCCATACGATTCTTTACCTGGGTGTGGTGTCGTTCATCGGGGGCCTGGGCTGGACCATCCAGACGCATTTTCAGGGGCTCGGTGACGCCGCCATCCTGTCGGCGCTGACGCTGACGCTGGCCTGGTCGCTCTACCATGGCTTCTCGCGCGGGCGTCCCTACTCGAACGGACGCGTCGAGGCCCCCGGATTCGCCTTCGACTACATCCTCTACCTGGGCTGTCTCGTCCTTGGCCTCGAGCTCGGCTACGTCGAATTCCGGTTCCACCTGCTGCAGGAGAGCTGGGATCACTACCTGCTTCTCTCGGCCAGCGTGTACTTCCTGCTCGCCTATCGCTTCGATAACCGGTTCGTGCTGTCGCTCGCCCTCTCGACGCTGGCCGGCTGGTTCGGTCTGCGGCTGTCCCACTTCCCGATGGTCGGGGAGGCCTCGCTGCGCGCCAGCGCGTTGATCTACGGCGTGCTCGTCGCGGCGGTCGGCACCGGCCTCTTCCGGGCCGGGATCAAGAGGCACTTCCTCGACGCCTACCTGCACGTCGCGGCCAACGTGCTGTTCGTGACGCTGCTCTCGGCGCTGTTCGAGTCCGACGCGCACGTGCTCTACCTGGTGGCGCTGCTGGGTCTGGCAGGGCTCGCCGTCGCCGCCGGGATACGGGTGCGGCGTTTTGCGTTCGTCGTCTACGGTGTCCTCTATGGCTACGTCGGGATCAGCGCGCGACTGCTGCGCGGGGTCAATGACGTCAGCGGCGCCCTGGCCTACGTGGTCGTTTCCAGCACGATCGTCATCGTGTCGCTGGTCGCTCTCGCGAGGCGGTTCGGACGGGAAGAGTGA